Proteins co-encoded in one Streptomyces sp. NBC_01571 genomic window:
- a CDS encoding GPP34 family phosphoprotein → MTTAKDLLIIAIEVDAGGPVGQGDLSLALAGAELIDLLGARAVTLAGDRVVPAGQTAAEDRLLAEALASLVREVPYETVDDWLWRRGRDLSSAYTAVLEEEGQLTRERRRRMSFAAARTTVADSAARRRALHRWAADEPVVLALAAAVGIQGDQTADEPVVTDDAVTTVLAAVNDAVMELEAVRQRRSFENAAFANVWRGA, encoded by the coding sequence ATGACCACGGCCAAGGACCTCTTGATCATCGCCATCGAAGTGGACGCCGGCGGCCCCGTGGGACAGGGCGATCTGTCCCTCGCGCTCGCAGGGGCCGAGCTGATCGATCTCCTCGGCGCGCGGGCCGTCACCCTGGCGGGCGACCGCGTCGTGCCGGCCGGGCAGACCGCGGCGGAGGACCGCCTCCTGGCCGAGGCCCTGGCGTCGCTCGTACGGGAGGTGCCGTACGAGACGGTCGACGACTGGCTGTGGCGCAGGGGCCGCGATCTGTCCTCGGCCTATACGGCCGTCCTGGAGGAGGAAGGGCAGCTCACGCGGGAACGCCGTCGCCGGATGTCCTTCGCGGCCGCCCGGACGACGGTGGCCGATTCTGCCGCCCGCCGTCGCGCCCTGCACCGCTGGGCGGCGGACGAGCCCGTGGTCCTCGCCCTCGCGGCGGCCGTCGGGATCCAGGGCGACCAGACGGCGGACGAACCGGTCGTCACCGACGACGCGGTGACGACCGTACTGGCCGCCGTCAACGACGCGGTCATGGAGCTGGAAGCCGTCCGCCAGCGCCGGTCCTTCGAGAACGCGGCCTTCGCCAACGTAT